Part of the Gilliamella sp. wkB7 genome is shown below.
AATTTAATTGGCTCTCGTGTGGGGAATATGGGTGGCTTTAGTTATATGTCATTTATTGTTCCTGGTTTAATCATGATGTCTGTAATTACAAATTCTTATACCAATGTCTGTTCTTCATTTTTTAGTGCTAAATTTCAACGTAATATTGAGGAATTATTGGTTGCACCAGTACCAACGCATATTTTGATTTGGGGATATGTTGGTGGTGGTGTGATACGTGGAATTTTAACTGGAATTTTAGTGACGATAGTATCGTTATTTTTTGTTCGTCTTGAAGTACATTCTTGGCTCTTTGTTATTTGCACTTTATTATTAACTTCAATTTTGTTTTCATTAGCAGGTTTACTAAATGCCGTATTTGCTAAGACTTTTGACGATATTAGTATTATTCCAACATTTGTATTAACGCCATTAACTTATCTTGGCGGTGTATTTTACTCAATAACTATGCTACCCACTTTTTGGCAATGGGTATCAAAACTAAATCCAATCGTTTATATGATTAATGGTTTTCGCTATGGTTTTTTAGGTGTGACCGACGTATCACTATGGATCACATTTTCAATGTTAATTTTGTTTGTTACCGTGCTCTATATAATTGCATGGCGACTCATTGAAAGTGGGCGAGGG
Proteins encoded:
- a CDS encoding ABC transporter permease, translated to MCNLYWIALKSIWRKEVTRFLRIWLQTLIPPVITMSLYFIIFGNLIGSRVGNMGGFSYMSFIVPGLIMMSVITNSYTNVCSSFFSAKFQRNIEELLVAPVPTHILIWGYVGGGVIRGILTGILVTIVSLFFVRLEVHSWLFVICTLLLTSILFSLAGLLNAVFAKTFDDISIIPTFVLTPLTYLGGVFYSITMLPTFWQWVSKLNPIVYMINGFRYGFLGVTDVSLWITFSMLILFVTVLYIIAWRLIESGRGLRS